GGTTTGCACCAAGATGCAAGGTTGTAAATTGCAGTGGAGGagacagacaaaacaaaacaaacaaacaaaataataattaaaaaaacccctcttttgtTCTCCTTCTTAGACAAGTGTTAATAAACACAACCACAACCAACTCTTTCAAAGCCCCTTTGTTAAAACTGAACTTGCTGGAACATAGCATGTATTCAGGTCCCTCGCTTTGCCTTCCTCCTACTACaccaacagaaagagaaaataatggaAGTTGTTACATGGCATTTGCATTTTGGCATGTAGGAATTctcctaaaataaaaatccagacaaACATCCAGAGACAGATTATGCCAACCAAACAGTACAAGTGAATGAGAGATCTTGTTACAGTTGTCCTCAtgttttcagtcatttatttttttactttcttgatCCTTCTGATGTGATCTTTTCGCTACTTTTCAGTTATCAGGCTCTTCCATATTGCATAGGATCTGATTTTGTAGTGTAAAAAAGGTAGAATGAAGCCTTTAGGTTTTCCATAAACACTACTGAGAAAAAGAACGAGACAGCTACTCCTACTGTCTAATGGCACAAATACCATTTTTTGTAGGTAAGCTAAAGCTTTTAGGTCAAGattaaaattgcttttcaatTGGATTTTAAAGTGATATTATTAACTCTAATAGGTCTACATCTACATGTAGTAATAAGAATAGATACCCATGACTGCAAGATCAAGCTTGTGGTAAGgaagagcttacagaaaactCCAAAATTAACTCAGACTAATGTACAACCTGATTTTAAAGCAATCAGTGGTGACTGCAATCCCATGCATAGAACGCGTGGTTTAGAACACAAGGTTTTGAGTCTTATGTCACATCCCATGCTCCCCCAGAACAAAAAGTTCTAAATAAATCCATAAATTGGCATGTTTGGTGACCTGGAGCTTCGCGATTCTTGAGCACCTTGCTTTCATTGGAAAAGTCTAAAAATCTCTAATGATATGCACTACAACCTTAAGTAACGGCTGCTGGTTATCAAAAACATATCTAAAGCTCACCCCTTACAAACCCAGATCCAGTTTAATTCCCGCATTCAACTATTCGGGCTAAAATCCTTAATAGTGACTTCCAAAATTACCACCCCCCAcacaaaaatgcaaaccaaaacaaaacaaaaccaagctccCGGTGTGGCAGTAAGGATATTTATACATGGCaagtaaagaaaatatataaGCATTTGCAAAATCCTGGGCAATATTATCCTTAGACCTGGCTTTTATTTGCAAATTAAGTACGCACTTTAAAACCTAACAATGACTAAATACAGAAGAGATGACATTAAAAATCCACTCAGTGAGACTTTCTGTATATAACATAACAGAACGCTTCTTTTGAGAACtaattttcagtaatttgaaaactaatttttagTGCTGCTGGGTTGTAATTCAATACAGTTCACAGAGATCAGATACGCATCCTTAGCAATAAGGTGGCATCACCAAAATGCAATAGCTCTGCAGAGCCAAACCATGATATATATCAACGCAGAAGAAGAATCCAtttgcttttccccttcctcctccgctgtgctaaggaacaagaggctgagtttcttcttctcttcaaGAGAGCAGTAGCTATGAAACTGTAAGCCCCCTAAAGGACCGATTCATACAAAACCATGCTTAATTTCCTCCGCAGCAGCTGTTCCTATGTCTTGGTACAGGGAGAGATTGCCCGGAGAGAGATGCCACATCTACGTGGAAACATGGGGACGTCAAGAATGTTATCTGAGCGGACAGGTACTTAGATTGGCTCTATCGCACTAACGCCTGCAATACGCACCACGCTACAACACCCATAAAAAAGCTGGAGATATATATAtcaggaaagggaggaaaagcacAAGGACAAGCAACACAGCAGTTGACCCTTTCTAGTGCCACTGGAAGCAAGGGTGAGCACATTTGCATAAACCAGTTTCTTGTCCAAGGCGGACGAGCTGAATAAGATACAGGTGAGTTTTGGCATTGGCCGTAATTAAGGAAAATCGGCTCACTACCACTTAACTTCTGAATGAGAGGTGCAGCATGAAGATTCCCAGGCAGAGGTTATCTGCAGCGGCTTTACGCCTTCAGGTCATTTGTTCAAAATTTATAGACAgtctttttaaacacagagagGGAAAGGTGTTTCTAAACAAGACAACATGGGGAAACCGCGGTGGTTCTGCTCTGAAGGGGCGAGCACGAAGGGTCGGggagtcacaggaaaaaaaagggtacgGAAAACGAATGTGAGTTTTCCAGGGGGAACAGACGTCTCTTTTACAAGGCCCTCGCAGGGGGAAGAGTAAAATGAGACCAGGCTGTCACTGCTTTCCTAATTGCAAAGGTGCTGCCTCGAAGGGGAGAAAACTTCCATTAGCAACGTCCTGTGAAACATCCCCAAAAGCGAGGGCTCGTGCTCCCCTTACGCGCAATTCGTCCGACAACGGCCGAAATCCATTAACAGCGCTTTTAAGCACCGACGCAGCGAGAGAGCTTTTCTAAACGGGGATCAAAGGCAAACGCTTTGGAAACTCGACAGGGCGTAACTgcggagagagggagaggaaagcggAGGGAAGCGGCACAGAGTAGCAAGTGCGAGGCCGGATTTGCTTTGCCCGCAGATACTGCCCGAGGGCATCGCCTCCGGCTCCACGGGCCCAGCGGCACGGGAGGAGCAgcggggcgggcgctgccggccggcgcccccccccccgaggggagAAGCCTTTGGCCGCGGGGCCCCGCCACCGGCCGGGCGGGGATGGCCGCGGGCGGCCCGGCGAGGAGCTCCGGGAGGAGGAGCGAGGTTCGCTCCCGGCCGCggtccccccgccgcccctcgccaGCCCGGCTGCCCCGGGCGCTGCCctcggggacgggacgggaccggcCGCCGCTCGCCTTCGGGGCGAAGGATCCGCCGCCGCTTCTCGGCCTGCAGCGAGCGGGTGACCGACGGGCCCGGCGGGCAGCGCGCTGCCCTCCGCTCGCTCTCGAACTATGCGAAACCTCGGTCAATGAGTAACTGCGCCGGCAAGGCCGGCCCCGGTCCCCGGGGTACCgccgctctcctcctcccctcccctcctctcctctcctctcctctcctctccccgcgGCGGAGGGGTGAACAAACGCGCCGCCGTCTACCTGTGCAACACCTCCGCAACACATTTTATTTACACGAAATCAACTCGGGGCATTGTACATTATATACAGATATTTTTCCCCTTCCAACAAGGCAGAGCTTGTGCAAGATTAGTAGCATCCTCTGGAGCGTATCCGACAGTCCACGGGAAATGTCCGCCTCCGCGAGGTATCAGCTGTCGGAGTCCAAGTCACTTTTCCCGTCCTCTTGTCGCTTCTCCGGAGACGTTTTAGACGCTTTATTCCACTTTTGTGCGTTTTCCGACTCCTCCGAAGACGATCGCTTTTGCCTCCTCCACTTTGCCCGGCGGTTTTTGAACCAAACCTGTTACGTGAAAGAAGTTACATTattgggagggggggaggggggagggggaaaccccaacaaaaaaacccacccaacaagCAAACCCGCAGACTGACCTCCGGAGCCCTGCCTCGGCCGGAGCCGCTCCCAGCCGCGGCTGCCGCGCtcgggcggcgggaggcggggggaaaAGCTGCCGCTCGGGTGGGTGGGAAAGGCTGAGCGCCTGCAGGAGGCACGGCCGCTTCTCGACATGTGCTCCCCGCCGTGGGATCGGCTCGGCTAGCCGCCCCCGAGAAGGGCGCTTGGAAATGATAATAAACAGCTTTCCCTCGCCGTtcccccgtgtgtgtgtgtcccccccccgggcAAACCTGTTGCTCTCCCCGTCGCCGCGGCCGGCGCGGCCGGGCTGGAGCCGCACGGAGGGAGGTACCGCCCGTCCGAGCGCGTTTCAACGCGAAAGGGAGAAGGTGGAAGGGGGAAAGCGAAATACCTCCACTTTTTCCTCCCTCAAGTGCACCCTTCTGGCCAGCTGTTCCCTGGTGCCCACGTCTGGGTATTTCGTTTCCTGGAAGAGGTTTTCCAACGCTTCTAGCTGCTCGTCAGTGAAGATAGTCCGATGCCGTCTTTTTCGCCTGCAGTGCAGCTGGTTGAGTAACTGCAGCTCCGTCCGGGACAAAGTGCCCACGTTCATGTAGGGCAACATCTGATGGGGAACAGGGGACATCAGGACTGACCCAGTGCCCTCGTAACCTACGGACAGACAGACGAGACGACGACAGGCTTTGCGTTCGATcgctgctcccccccaccccgagaaaatccccccccctcccgccctccgccgccgccgccgccgcctaccCGCGCTCCTGCGGGCCGCCAGCTCCCCGccaccccctcctgccccgcgGCCGCGGGAACAAAGAAAGCCCGTGCGGCCCGTCCCCGGCGGGGGACGCCTTACCTGCGGGGGGGACGCAGGAGCACTGCTGGGCGCCCAGGGGCGGCACGGCCCCGCAGCAGGACGGGCCGACGGGGGACGCGGGCACATGCAGCTGCCCGTAGTAGTAGTTGTTGTAGCCGAGCCGAGATCCGGTGACGGCCGGCGGCAGGGCGGAGGCGGGTGCCACCGCCCGGGAGTAAAATCCGCCGTAGTCGGAGGCGCTGCCGTAGAGCGAGTCCCCGTGGAGGCTGGGGAAGACGACGGGCGCGGCGCTCGGGGGCAGCAGCACCGAGTCCTTGCAGCGAGGTCTGGCCGCCAGGATATTGTCGATGCTGAACATGCTCACAGGCATGCCCCAAACCGtgccggggcagggcagcggggaccggccgggggcggggggggggggggaggaagggagggagggagggagggagggagggtaggtggcggcggtggcggcggtggttgcggcggaggaggggggggggggggggggggaggctggagagCCACGAAATCGAAACTTTTCGGAGAAATTTGAAAAAGGGATCGGAGCGAGAAGAGCGGAGCTTTTTCCGAGGGCGGCTTGCGGGCAGAGCGTGCGTGTGTGCCTGTGCGTGCGTGTGCGAgagcgtgtgtgtgcgtgtgtgtgtgcgcgagTGTGTGCGCAGGATCCACCCCTGGAACTTTCCCCCCTCAACTCTCGCCTGTTTACTGATCCCAACCCAGAGGGCTGCTCGGAGTATAATCCATCTGAACCTCTTCCCTTTTTTATACCCAGGCGACGTCATCCTGGATTTAGTTCCTGGTAATATGCAGAtgacaaacaaaaccagatttgattttttttttttttttttttctcccccttttcggTGGGGAAGAGGTGGGGGTTACACAAAGGAGTGAAAGGAGCCCGGGTCTGTGTATTGAGAATTAATGAAATTAACGTAATCCTTTCCATTAGTGGGCTTTTTTGAAAGGCCCCAGATTTAGGCTTGATCTCCGCTGCACCGGCTAATTGCCCAGGTTAATCTTATTAATGCCATTGTGCAGAAGTGGTTAGCAGCTCCTAGTCTTGTCTATTATGCACCTACTTTGCTCGTGTTAGTTCACATTAGCGGGTGCGATTTCCTCTGTCTGAAGCTCGGATTCATTATTTATGCTTCGAATTGGTTAAGAAgcgcttttttaaaaaaaaaataaactgcgACACAACCATGCAACTGCCCCCCTCCAAGTGTTTCTGTAGCAGGGTTTGAATCTTGCGTCCCCGGGCTCGGAGAACTGAAAAGACATGGAGGAGTACGCGCTTCTCTGATTTAAGCTTTATGCAGTGAAGCAACAACGTCTTTGCTGAGTAAATGAactatgttgggttttttttctcttttcctagaTCACCTGGCGGAACTAGGACGCGTGAGtgttgtaaactttttttttttttttttttttaacaacagatTCAGTTCCAGACAGgtatcactttttatttttaaacaagccagGAGGTGGAAATGTTAAAGACCAGTGCCACCTCAAATCCCCGGGTCTGGTAGGTGTTCCGATTTGCTTCCGATCCACCcttgtgcctttttcttttcttttcttttttttaaggaagaaccTTTCTTTTTCTAGCTTAGAAAGCAAAGCCTATAGAGTTGCAACGATAGGGAGAACTTTATATTTTGCATGTTCCGTTAATTTCAAATGAAGCGGGTTTAAGTCCCTAAAACTCTTCCTATTAAGACGTTTGGCTCTCTTGGTAGCTGGCTCTTGTGATTTGCAGAATACTTCGTCTGTCACGACTGTCACTGGGAATCCACAGGAGGTGAACTGAATAAGATTAGACTATTTACCCCATCAACCCTCCATCAAAGAAGGTAGGAAATTGTACGCACGAAATGAAAACAAGCCATTAGGGTCCGTTTACGAGGAACACATTATTTTTCCTCAACACAGAATATCCTCGTTAGCGCTTACTCGCACTTTATCTTTATCTTTCCCTTCCTCGGTATTCCAGGATTTAAAACGGCATCTGAGAATGTTCTAAACCAAACGCCTGTTCCTAGCAAAAGACGCGTATAAACATTAAAGAACGTCAGGACTTAATTCTCACTTTATTGATACATCGCGATATGCCTAATTACTAGCGTCGTTTCCTTCGCTTCCAAATTATTTGCCCATCAGTTTCTTTTCCGCCTGTGGCATTTAGACCCGAGCTTCGTGCAAATTTTGCAAATTTGATGTGAAGTGAAACTATGCGACAGAGGGTGGGGGGTTTTGTTAGAGTTGGGGGTTCTCTGTAGTCGGGGTTTTTATTTTcgtggggtttgttgtttgtgggggtttttaaatttgtttacttttttgtttgagGTTGGATGTTGGGGGGAGTTTGGGGCTGGTTTGTCGGGTTTTTTTGGTAAGCAGTTCCCTGGGTGCAGCTCGGCCACGCCGCACGCCGAGCAGCGCGCTGCCTAATTCCGCCATCGGGATGCTGGTTCACGTCCTCAGCGGCTCTGCTGCAATGCGCGGTGGCATCTCTCCGGTGGCCTTTGCAGCCCCCGGCGGCGAGCGGGGCTTCGGGCCAGCCGGGCTCCGAGCCCCCGGGAGAGCCAGGCCCGAGGGGACGCCGAGAGCGGGGGCACGGCCAGGCCTCCCACCGGCGGGGGGGTggaatatccccccccccccaggggtgcCCGGGGCTTGCGGCAGGGGTTCAGCTTCCCCCAGGTGAaagcggggcggcggggcaggagcGGGCAGGGGGGTCCGGAGGGGGCTGCGGCGGCCCCGGGCGCAGCCGGGGCGCTGGCAGGGGCAGAGGCCGCCCGGACCGTGCCAGCGCTCGGCTTCCCGGCGCCTTCTTCGCTGGCTGGCGAAGGCTCTGCCGAAGGGTGATCCGCCGCGCTGCAACGCTCGCCTTTCCTCCTAATTTAGAGGTTGTTTTGGTCAAATGACTCGCCACCCCCGTGGGGGAAGTTCTGCgttgttttgcttggttttcatCTCGGTAGCCTTGCCGCGAAACCCCCGGGTTTGATGCCCGCTTCGCAAAACCTGCTCTCGGAGTTTCTCATTTCGCATCCGCTCGCCGCTGACCCTGCAGACGTAGAATTGCGTTAAACAAACAATCAGTTGTCACACAATGTCGGGGTGAAATTGTAATAACAAATGAAACGCAAGCAAATTGTGCTGCATAGTGTTGCTAAGCAATTGTTTGTTACTGGAGGGTGGTCACAGCATGGGTTGAAAGAGGGATCTAAAGAGGAGCGTAGCACCGGGCAGAACAAGCTGTTAGGTATGAAATAAAGTAAACACTGCACTGATTTTCAATATTATTACCCAAACACGATTTCATACAAAGCAATCACCGTACACCAGTCTATGAAGATGCGCTCGTTGAGAAACCGGCCGGGTTTGTTTCATTTTACGGTATTAAGGAATAATTCCGGGGATGCAAACCGCACCGCCGGCCCGGCGCTGGCTCTGCCCGGCCTGACGACGGGAGCGGCaccgggggctgcggcggggcgcggccccccccccccccccccccaccggcaaGGCACCGAGGAGCTTCGCCCCCCGGCCCGAGGGTCCCGCCCGGCGCCGGGGGTTAAAGCTGGGATGCGCCTTCGGTTCTGGGATGCGGGGGGATCGCCGGCTGCGAAGCCCTCTCGGGAACGGCGCCTGGCTCTACATCTCTCCCGTACAGATGCCATCGCCCTTCAGCGTTCCCCACGTTTCTTCCAAATTGATTGCATCATTGCTTcgcccccaccccaaaaaaaaaaaaaaaaaaaaaaaaacccgaacaaaaaaaccaaacaaacaaccgaCCAAAAAAACATACAATGCGAAATTACGGTAATTTGTTCCCAGAATAAACTTATCTTGAACTGATTAGGAAAGTCAGTCATTTGAAAACGAGGCAGAAAcgcgtgggtttttttttttttcctaaagcttcCCTTTAACAATATCAGCTTCTAAAGTTTTCATTCATATAAACTTTATTAATGAAgatcttttatttaaatgtcaaGGGGATTGGAAATTTAGAGTAAATTATGAAGCATGCATGTCTTGCCAAGTCATGGGTCAAATGCATTTGTGAAAAACTGCTAAAAGAGCATATGGTTTTGAATTTTTCTACAATGACTAGTGTTTAAATAAATTGCTTGTACTGCTTAACTTCATGTATAATTTTGACAGAAATTGGCCTATAGCCTTTTGATATGTAAACATTTCAGGCTTTTATGCGGTATAAAAAGACACTTGCTTTTTGGGATCAGCTAAAGCAGTCACCCTGTAATTCAGAAAGCTGGCACCTAGCATTACATTCTTGCTACATTTCAACTTTCAAGTGGCAGCAtaaagggggaagagagaagggacATTTCAAAAGCAATGTCCAATTGGAATTAAAAACTGCGAATGAGGTGAGAATGCGCCACTCACTATTCTGATTGAAATGGATAAGCCGTAGCACTAAGGAGAATTCTCCGTCTTGTTTTCTAAAAAACAACAAACGAATCAGTGAAAACAGACTTCAACGTAGCACAGCCCTGGCTTGAGCGTCAAATTAGGGCCTTAGAACAAAATCTGTCTAAAGTACAAATAGGTGTAATCAGGGAAATCCAGATATCCCTTCTGAATTCTATCAGTTGTTACAGACTATCTTGgtctgtaaaaattaaaatggactTTTATACATGGGATATTGCATAGAATTTATGTAAATATACCATAACCCTTTGCACTGCCACTTAGCTAGCTGCATGTTCACTTGCATTTCACCAGTTCCTAAGTCTTTTGCAGTTTTTGCTCCAGCAAacatcccattgacttcaattaGTGTTTGGTTCTTTTCCTTGTGAAAAGGAGAATGGAACATGCTGAGGGCTTCAGGATACAGCCCATAAAAGTAGTGGAGTCACTCAGTTTTAAGTGTCCTTAAACTAAAATGATTTTGTACGTGTATAAATCCACCAAGCTACTGAATAAATCCATTTATTACTAATATATCTGTCTCACATAAATAAACCTCCTAATGTTGATTGGGTGGATAAGCCTAGCCCAGTGCTAGACAGAACAGGACCTGGATAGTTGCCTGGTGCCAGACAGCTCAATATGTTTATTTCCTGTGTGCTTTAGCTGGGACTAAGCTGAAGTTGGAAAAAGGTTTGAATGAACTATATAATTTCAATCTGTTACTGTAGTAACATTCATATTTATTGTATATGTCAGTTTGTCATACACAGAGTTCTTAAGATACACTACCCCTTTTGTTAGTGGTCggaggtgatttttttcaaaattgtaacGAGTCAACATAGACACATTCTGTTGTAGACAATTCAGATGCCATAGCAATTTAAAAGGTGATATGGATTCAGTCTGATGTGATGTAATCTAATGAAGAAATTAGAATCTCTTAAAGGTTTCCATGAATGTGAACAAAGGCAAAAGAGAGCTTTTTTGCAGGTTTCATACATATTCCAATAAACAGCATACTTGGCAAACAAGGAGGTATAACATTAGCGATACAGCAGGAAAAAGACTTTTCCTCTAAACAAAGGAATCTACATCTAAACTGTGCAGATTGTTGCAAAGAAGAATCATTTAAAATAACGCGTCTTTTCAAGGGGGCAGTGGGAAAACACTTCGGGTCCTTGACTGCATTTGCAGGAGTCAACAGGAGGATGCCCTGCTACTTGgtaattttgttttccatcaaATGCAGTTTGAGTGAGATACTTTACTCCAAGACATTGTGATCAAATCCATTTAAGCTCAGTAAAGTGGGATGATCTGGACGTTTACATTAAGAAAAAGTTTCATGCCAAGGGATGTGCTGTAGAGGCTGACACAGCAGAAGTCTGCTGCACACACGTGACCAAGACGTGTTTTAGAAGTGGCTCTCTATCGCAGTACAGCCAACAGCCCAAGTTTCTCCTGCAAATTGAACCACACTGTAAGTGTGCTTACAAGCTTCCAAGACAAGGTGGCTCCACTTTAACCTTTTAGtactttaatttttctctgtaagGCTGAGTAATTCTTATTCCCCATGTTATACCTGCAGTCACATGTAGCAGTGCATTAGtagatatatatgtgtatctAATTCCTACATATAATGTGCATAGGCTGTGCTCATTTTAAGGATCTTTATGTCATTAGATCTCTTTCTGTGCCAGGATTTATACTAATATAAgtacagtgattaaaaaaaaagccaaaagacaGCTTTCCCGATTGACACACATAAACCAAACTAAAACCTCTGTTACTGAGTTGCTTTTTTCCAGTGACTGAACTAAGTTTTTGGATGGTCGTGTAGCACGCTGGATTTTAAACCACAAGAGATCCTGAGCACACAGAGCTACAAATCAAGTCAACAGAAATTGTGTGTGGTCAGCACTTATCATTCTACACAAGTATTATTACATTGGCTAAAGCTCTTCTTTGTCGTATAAACTGTACATACTTAATACCACCTCTCCTCTCTCTGAAAAGGCTTTGGGAGGTTACACCCAAAATAGCTCTTTATTTGTAATGCAAAGAACCTCAAAAGGCTTTTCTAGGGAGTTAGAGCAACAAAGtcagctttaaaaataagtcaACTGTACAAAAGACAGCTATTGCATTGTTTTCTGTAACATACACATGAAGTATTTTTGAAACTTCTAGGAGTTTTAGGACTTTGGAGTTTACGAATAACACAGTAGTATAATCTAACAGTGTTTAGTGAAACTAGAACTAGGGCACGGTTACGACAGGCCCAAATCCCACACCTATGGAAGTCTGCTTACTAATTACCAGTGATTTTGAATTGGAACTGAAACAGAGAGATGGATCTTCCAGCTAGAAGTCACATTATCATTCCCAAACCTCATATAACTGAAACCTAATAGACTTTTTTTGAGTGAAGTGTGCCAGATACATATCATGAAAGTTtacgttttttaaaaaaaaatacaggaaattattaaaaaggaaggtcaaaagtaaaaaaaaaaaaaaatggataattATAGTAGAGAAATATATAATGAAGGGTAATAGATTTAAAGAAAGCAAGGCAAATATGCCAGAAGGAATTACAAAATTACTACCTTGGTTAGATGATATTTTGaactaatgaaataaataatatcaCTATAATCAGTTTCAGTGACCAG
This region of Accipiter gentilis chromosome 25, bAccGen1.1, whole genome shotgun sequence genomic DNA includes:
- the GSC gene encoding homeobox protein goosecoid, coding for MPVSMFSIDNILAARPRCKDSVLLPPSAAPVVFPSLHGDSLYGSASDYGGFYSRAVAPASALPPAVTGSRLGYNNYYYGQLHVPASPVGPSCCGAVPPLGAQQCSCVPPAGYEGTGSVLMSPVPHQMLPYMNVGTLSRTELQLLNQLHCRRKRRHRTIFTDEQLEALENLFQETKYPDVGTREQLARRVHLREEKVEVWFKNRRAKWRRQKRSSSEESENAQKWNKASKTSPEKRQEDGKSDLDSDS